The nucleotide sequence TTgtagacaaaaacatttttactgacTTTTGcttaaataagaaatactttgccttgcatgattattttgatataacgtACTTCTTATGCCAACATCATGAGTGTGTTGTATAATTTTTACGTATCTTACTTCAATACcaagtaaacatttattatccAGCCTTAAATTTGATATCTTAGTCATATACTATTAGcttatcatcattttcatcatcatcatcctcatcatcccaccaccaccatcaccatcaccaccaccaccaccaccaccaccaacaataccatcatcttcatcatcatcatcatcatcatcatcatcatcatcatcatcatcatcccaccaccaccatcaccatcaccatcaccaacaacaataccatcatcatcatcatcgtcgtcgttgtTTTCGCCGTCGTCACCACcatcagtatcatcatcataatcatcattatcatcatcaacacaaccaccaccagcaccaccatcgccgtcgtcatcatcatcatcactatcacatcatcatcatcatcagcgtcacaaccaccaccaccataatcaccatcatcactgACGTCTACATCGTTGTCgtcgtcattatcatcatcatcatcatcatcatcatcgtcgccGTGGCGAAGTAAGTACtttacatttatcaaatgatgTCACATTAAACTAGgaaatttgttaatttattaagggattctttttttaaaaagtcgatCAAGTTAAACCGACTATTGCACGTGTTGATTACGGACTGTTGTGTTATAAtcaaaaaagaaagttttcatCCAAGTTcgatatatttaataacaccAGCCACAACGACATTGCTGTGTACAGTTAAATCTATTTTAGGATGCATGCAAATACacaacataaatcaaattaacTGAATACACATAGAAAGTGGTTGATAATAATTAGTTCCGGGAAAAGtaacatatatttctataaatagaatgacacttccccattgattgtttcactgtttttcatcaaatatgaaTTCCATAATCGATGCTAACATTCAActtattgttcacattttggtGAAGCTGAAATTAAGCCACCTATCGTCAAACTCGAGAACCTTGAATGACGGCAAACTGTTCATATGTTCTCGGATGTCTTTCCTCTCACTGGCAGGTTTCACCGTGCAGACCCACATGTCGCATGTAATGGTGTGTGGTAAGTTCTTCATCGTCTCTATCAGACTCCGCACCGCCTCCGCTGTCATTGTCACACGCCTAAGTGTAATATCGGTGATGGAGGCTGGAGGGAGGAGGTGGAGCTCACCTAGATCTGTACTCCCTATGACAAGGCGTTGTAACGGAGGGAGACTTGGTAGTGTATCCACAAGTAACTGGACATTCTTAACGCTAGATAACTCAACACGTTGTAGTTTACTCCACCTTTGATCGTGTTTAAATAATCTGAATatgtacatttcaacattcGATGATACTCTACCTAAGTCACATGTTGTAATATGTGTTGGATCAACCTGCACACGTGTTGTAATGTCTCCCTCTATATCCAGATATTCCAGCCTGTGACACTGGGACAGGTCATACTGCCCATCACGGTCACACAGTCTCACTGCTATGAGGGAGTCGGAGGAGGATGTGATCACCTCCTGCAGCTCTTCCCCATTAATTTGATCATTGCATCCATTGATGTATAGTGACTGAATACGTTCCTTGTTTATCATCATCAGCTTTTTTAACACTACGACATCCTCGTTACTATAAATCCAGAAGTGTGCGAGATAGAGCGGTATGTCACCATAGTTGTTCGCCTTGGCTTCACGGTTCCCGGAGAGAATCAGGCGCTGAAGTAGTTCAACCTCTCTAGGGTAGATTGATGGTTGGCATGGTGGTATAAAACTATTGATCCATGAAGACATTTGTACACCGAGCTCGGGCTTCATtccacatatgaaaataaatgtctgagAAACATCTCCCAAGATATTTTCCTTATTATCTTGTTCGTACTTGCTTGATAGCTGACTGTAGTcgttttcattcaaacataaatgaagAGCCGCTAAAAACtcttgaagtgttttatgaaagaatgAAAAGTGAGATGATTTCTTGATTAATGAGTTGGATTTCTTCTCCGTGAGTAAGCCTGACTTCAATGCAAATTCAACCTGTTCCTTTTTTAACAAAGCGTGGACTGTTTTGTTGCTGAAAACAACAGACGAATCTCTGCACTCTGAAAACAACGTTTTGTATGCTAACTCTGCCAGCGCGAGGTAAACCGTGGGATTTTGCACGAAGCATTCGTGTTCCTTTAATACAGATGGCAGTTCAATTTTCGGAATTTTATTCCCGCTTTGCATATCACTAAGTCTACATGATAGCATGTTTATCACGCCAgcataaatgtcacattttgaaTCGGTTAACGATTTGCCCTCGAACCACAGGCACACGAGCTGGGTGATACTGATAGGTGCTGACAATAATCCTTCAAGATTCTTCGCTGACACCATTTTCATGAAATCCTCTGGTGTCCGTTCATCCTTATTTGGTGTCCGTTCATCCTTATTTGGTGTCCGTTCATCCTTATTTGGTGTCCGTTCATCCTTATTTCCCTCATTAagaatgttgatgatattttccaCGAGTTGCCTTGTGTCTGCTGCTCCttctatttcaagatatttgtcGATCTTTGAATCCTGCACTCTAAACTGTGACATTCGCCAGGGACGCGTTGTCGTGAGGACTGTGGCCTTGTTGGCCGAATTTCGGAAAGGGGTGACTTTTTCCTCAGTTTTGCAGGTACAGTTTACGTTTTCCGGATGGGTCCATTCGTCGAGGCCATCAGCTATGATTAAACATTTCTCACTTTCCAGCACCGTCTGCAATAGCCGGTAACCATCTTTGGCATCCTTCTCGTGGTAGATTTTAAGTATAAGTTGATCCTTGATCATTTGTGCTAGATCACACGTTTTACATGAATCTCGTAGGGTGACATggaacaaaaatgcaaactcttTGAAGAATTCTGGGTCGGCAAAGCTTGTTTTAATACCGACGTTTTCCTCCGCTGGTAAATATTGGTGAGTCCAATCCAGGGCACACATTACGGAGAATGTAGATTTGCCATTGCCCGGTTCTccaacaaggaaaacatttctGAGCAACTGAtcttcttttttgaaaacatctgaaaattttgcaattttttgaCCGCTTTCTTGGTTGTCAATTTTGCCGATTTTTCGATGATCTTTCTCCACAATTTTCGGTGCCACGTAGAATTTCCTGAGTTTGGCGTTCTTTTCTCCGAGAATGGGAGATATCGGCATGTCGGCCAAAGTGGTTCGGTAATGGTTTGCCAAACGTAGTCGTAATCCTGAAGTAAATGTAAAGatgtatcattaaaaacatagaaataagAACATATACGTTTGCATTATCACAAAACACTTGGTGAGAAAACAGGAATCAGTTTTGTGACAAGACGCTCGgtacaaaagataaaaataagcAATATCACAAGACCTTTGATGCAGACGATAAGTAATATTAACAGACGCTTGTTAAGAAGATTAGAAGCAGAATTATCAAAAGACGTCTGTTGCAAAAAATAAGTAGCAGCCTTTAACAAGAGGCCCGGGACCAAAGATAAGaagcagcattatcacaagaTGCTTGTTACAGAAGATAAGTAGCAGCCTTTACCAAGACATTTGGTCCAGAAGATAAGTAACAGCATTATTACAAGACGCTTGTTACATAAGATAAGAGGCAGAATTATTACAAGACGCTTGTTACAGAAGATAAGaagcagcattatcacaagacgcttgttcCAGATGATAAGAAGtagcattatcacaagacgctttTTACAGACAATACAAAGCAGCATTGTCACAAGACGCTCAGTACAGAAGATAAGAAGtagcattatcacaagacgcttaGTACAGAAGATAAGTAGCAGCaatatcacaagacgcttgttgcAGAATATACGTAGCAGCATTATCATAAGACGATTAGAAGCAACATTATAAGTACATATCACaagtttccggtacggatagaaaagtCCGACCCGGGGGCACGCGCGTAAactggtaacgaggct is from Mya arenaria isolate MELC-2E11 chromosome 9, ASM2691426v1 and encodes:
- the LOC128203542 gene encoding uncharacterized protein LOC128203542, coding for MASYRELLNKKEAQNWVKAAFALNITKDGLQDFLEDVLTCVHQDIYSAVRTSKGLPSGAACAHCFTENVLMCPTRGICTSTRLCRFHNCPQKLYAPCPNGICEGVRDEIIKHHRFSGPSWKNTNADKWSTIPWEIGKCFLPPDGYKTVSSIKDSDFNGMISVMINCEDFKTKLSFNVATQQNLLTEVRDIGRRVRHSHDQRVKDTELVDFLFKLRILLEDKTELANRPEAQHAVEQLKKLQTDDFKISAENEGEILKEGLRLRLANHYRTTLADMPISPILGEKNAKLRKFYVAPKIVEKDHRKIGKIDNQESGQKIAKFSDVFKKEDQLLRNVFLVGEPGNGKSTFSVMCALDWTHQYLPAEENVGIKTSFADPEFFKEFAFLFHVTLRDSCKTCDLAQMIKDQLILKIYHEKDAKDGYRLLQTVLESEKCLIIADGLDEWTHPENVNCTCKTEEKVTPFRNSANKATVLTTTRPWRMSQFRVQDSKIDKYLEIEGAADTRQLVENIINILNEGNKDERTPNKDERTPNKDERTPNKDERTPEDFMKMVSAKNLEGLLSAPISITQLVCLWFEGKSLTDSKCDIYAGVINMLSCRLSDMQSGNKIPKIELPSVLKEHECFVQNPTVYLALAELAYKTLFSECRDSSVVFSNKTVHALLKKEQVEFALKSGLLTEKKSNSLIKKSSHFSFFHKTLQEFLAALHLCLNENDYSQLSSKYEQDNKENILGDVSQTFIFICGMKPELGVQMSSWINSFIPPCQPSIYPREVELLQRLILSGNREAKANNYGDIPLYLAHFWIYSNEDVVVLKKLMMINKERIQSLYINGCNDQINGEELQEVITSSSDSLIAVRLCDRDGQYDLSQCHRLEYLDIEGDITTRVQVDPTHITTCDLGRVSSNVEMYIFRLFKHDQRWSKLQRVELSSVKNVQLLVDTLPSLPPLQRLVIGSTDLGELHLLPPASITDITLRRVTMTAEAVRSLIETMKNLPHTITCDMWVCTVKPASERKDIREHMNSLPSFKVLEFDDRWLNFSFTKM